The sequence AATCAGGGGACAGAATCCACATAAAAGGCACGCACACTGACTTCACTCAGAGCATTGGCTCAATGCAGATTGAGCACAAGGCGATAAGGGAGGCAAAAGCCGGGCAGGAGATAGGGTTCAAGGTTGACCAGCCAGTAAAGGAGCACGATATCGTTTACAGCATCTGAATTTCAAGAAGGGATATTGAAGTCATAAAAATCCACTGAGAGTGTCCTACTCCGCACTAAAGCCCAGAGAAATGTCATAGCATTTCTTTGAATTGCTTTAGCAATTCACAAAAAATTGCGCAACAATTTTTGTGCGCAAAA is a genomic window of Candidatus Woesearchaeota archaeon containing:
- a CDS encoding translation elongation factor-like protein; translation: MEEKQIGKIIHYFEKIGVAVVAVGGIMKSGDRIHIKGTHTDFTQSIGSMQIEHKAIREAKAGQEIGFKVDQPVKEHDIVYSI